A region of the Verrucomicrobiota bacterium genome:
GTTGGTGAACAGCAGGTTCGGGCTGTCCGGCATGAGCGAGGACGAGGGGACGATGGTGTGTTGCTTCGACCGGAAGAAGTCGAGGAACGACTGGCGGATTTGCGTGCTGGTCATCATGCGCGGCGCGACAAAAACAGGGCGCAGAGGTTAGCCAATCGCGGCGGCAAGGCGAGTGGAAGTTTCGGGCGGCATTTGGGCGTTGCGCGTGCGCGCAGGATTCCTTGTGAGTGGCGGCGCTTGCCCGGTCGTTTCGTGAGTGTTGCCTGTATCGCGCCTGTTCGCAGAAGAAAGTCCTCGTCGCTGACGACGATCCATCCGGGTGCCGGTTGCTCCTGAGTGTCCCGGGCAAATGGGGCTATGGTGTTCTTCCAGCGTCGGACGGGGAGGAAGCCTGGCAGGTGCTTCAGCACGACCACACGGTGCGACTCGCGCCCGTGGATTGGTTGATGCCGGAAGTCACGGGGCTGGAACCCATCAAGCGCATCCGCGAGCGCAACATCGCGCCGTTTCACGCCGTGCTGATCACCTCGCGCGGCGGCAAGCAGAGCCTGATCGAGGCGCTGGAGAGGCGGGCGCGGATGCACCGCAGCCGTCCCACTCCCTGCCCGCCGAATAGCGCCCGTTCCCGCCACGTCCATCGCACACCTGAAATCCACCCCATGAATCGCATCCTCACACTTGGCTTCCTCCTCCTCCTGCCGGTCGTCCTCGGCGCACGCGGCGAGAACTGGCCCGAATTCCGCGGTCCGACCGGGCAGGGCATCGCCACCGCGAAGGGCTTGCCCGCCGAGTGGAGCGCGACGAAGAACATCGCGTGGAAAAAGGCCGTCCCCGGCAAGGGTTGGTCGTCCCCGGTGGTCGTGGACGGCGTGATCTACCTGACCGCCGCGGTGGCCAACGAGGCCGAATCAAGCCTCTCGCTCCGCGCGCTCGCGCTCGACGCGCGCGACGGCAGCACGCGTTGGGGCGTCGAAGTTTTTCAGAACCCCGCCGACAAGGCGCACTCCAAGAACTCGCACGCCAGCCCGACGCCCATCGTGGAGGGCAGGCGGCTCTACGTTCATTTCGGCCACCTCGGCAGCGCGTGCCTCGACCTCGACGGCAAGGTGCTTTGGCGCAATTCGCAGTTCAAATACTCGTCCGTGCATGGCAACGGAGGGTCGCCCGCGCTCACCGACGACGCCATGGTCTTCAGTTGCGACGGCGCAAGTGACCCGTTCATCGTCGCCATCGCGAAGTCCGACGGCAAGCTGCTCTGGCGCACCTCGCGCGTGAGCGACGCGGGGCGGAAATTCTCCTTCAGCACGCCGCTGGTCATCACCGTCAAGGGGCAGAAGCAGATCATCAGTCCGGGCAGCGGCGTCGTGTGCGCGCTCGACCCCAAGTCCGGCAAGGAAATCTGGCGCGTGCGATACGGACAAGGCTACTCGGTCGTGCCGCGGCCGGTGTTCGCGCACGGGCTTGTCTTCTTGAGCAGCGGGTTTGACCGCGCCAACATCCTCGCCATCCGTCCCGACGGGCAGGGGGATGTGACCGACACTCACGTGGCATGGACGCACTCCGAGAACGCGCCCAAGACGCCGTCGCTGCTCGTCGTCGGCGATGAAATCTACGCCGCCTCAGACAACGGCTTCGCCACCTGCCTCGATGCGAAGACCGGCAAACTCCATTGGAGCGAGCGGCTCGCCGGCGGATTCTCCGCCTCGCCGGTGTTCGCCGACGGCAAGGTCTTCATGCAAAACGAGGCGGGCACCGGCTTCGTCCTCAAGCCCGGCAAGACCTTC
Encoded here:
- a CDS encoding response regulator encodes the protein MAALARSFRECCLYRACSQKKVLVADDDPSGCRLLLSVPGKWGYGVLPASDGEEAWQVLQHDHTVRLAPVDWLMPEVTGLEPIKRIRERNIAPFHAVLITSRGGKQSLIEALERRARMHRSRPTPCPPNSARSRHVHRTPEIHPMNRILTLGFLLLLPVVLGARGENWPEFRGPTGQGIATAKGLPAEWSATKNIAWKKAVPGKGWSSPVVVDGVIYLTAAVANEAESSLSLRALALDARDGSTRWGVEVFQNPADKAHSKNSHASPTPIVEGRRLYVHFGHLGSACLDLDGKVLWRNSQFKYSSVHGNGGSPALTDDAMVFSCDGASDPFIVAIAKSDGKLLWRTSRVSDAGRKFSFSTPLVITVKGQKQIISPGSGVVCALDPKSGKEIWRVRYGQGYSVVPRPVFAHGLVFLSSGFDRANILAIRPDGQGDVTDTHVAWTHSENAPKTPSLLVVGDEIYAASDNGFATCLDAKTGKLHWSERLAGGFSASPVFADGKVFMQNEAGTGFVLKPGKTFEKLGENKLGEGTLASYAIVDNALFIRTDKSLFKIQAK